One Sus scrofa isolate TJ Tabasco breed Duroc chromosome 1, Sscrofa11.1, whole genome shotgun sequence DNA segment encodes these proteins:
- the FBXL22 gene encoding F-box and leucine-rich protein 22, whose translation MSGPGPPPSSERQHQLLAKNKHHSSTIYVHQPRAGEEQQEVGQVPGLQSYSVWPLHTMHITQLNRECLLHLFSFLDKDSRKNLARTCPQLQDVFEDPALWPLLHFRSLTELKKDNFLLSPALRSLSICWHSSRVQVCSIEDWLKSALQRSICSRHENLVNDFLLQVCDRCPNLASVTLSGCGHVTDDCLVRLLLSCPRLRALRLENCARVTNRTLTAVAAHGRALQTLHVDFCRNVSAAGLRRLRAACPRLTLRAEHSAAMIPDQPPRGPQAPGAAFRKLLQR comes from the exons ATGTCTGGGCCTGGACCTCCCCCCTCCTCAGAGCGGCAGCACCAGTTGTTGGCCAAAAATAAACACCATTCCTCAACCATATATGTCCACCAGCCCAGAGCTggggaggagcagcaggaggTAGGTCAGGTCCCCGGGCTCCAGTCATACTCTGTGTGGCCGCTGCACACCATGCACATCACCCAGCTCAACCGGGAGTGCCTGCTGCACCTCTTCTCCTTCCTGGACAAGGACAGCAGGAAGAACCTcgccaggacctgcccccagctCCAGGACGTGTTTGAGGACCCCGCACTCTGGCCCCTGCTGCACTTCCGTTCCCTCACAGAACTCAAGAAGGACAACTTCCTCCTGAGCCCAGCCCTCAGGAGCCTCTCCATCTGCTGGCATTCCAGCCGCGTGCAGGTGTGCAGCATTGAGGACTGGCTCAAGAGCGCCCTCCAGAGGAGCATCTGCAGCCGGCATGAGAACCTGGTCAATGATTTCCTCCTCCAGGTGTGCGACAG GTGCCCCAACCTGGCATCCGTCACGCTATCCGGCTGCGGTCACGTCACCGACGACTGCCTAGTGCGTCTGCTCCTCTCCTGCCCGCGCCTGCGCGCTCTGCGCCTGGAGAACTGCGCGCGCGTCACCAACCGCACGCTGACAGCCGTGGCGGCGCACGGGCGCGCGCTGCAGACGCTGCACGTGGACTTCTGCCGCAACGTGAGCGCGGCTGGCCTGCGCCGCCTGCGCGCCGCGTGCCCGCGCCTGACGCTGCGCGCCGAGCACAGCGCAGCCATGATCCCAGACCAGCCCCCGCGCGGCCCGCAAGCGCCCGGCGCCGCTTTCCGCAAACTGCTGCAACGCTAG